Within Homo sapiens chromosome 2, GRCh38.p14 Primary Assembly, the genomic segment ggtctcaaagaATCTTTTccaagagagactctgtctcaaaaaaaaaaaaaaaaaaaaaaaaaaaagaaaaagaaaaaagaaagaaaagtatataaTAACTTGTCAGAGGTCCCACAGCTGGTAAATAGCAGAGTTCTGTTTTGAACCCATACTGAATCCAGAGCCTCTAAGTTCCTAATCATTACATGagacttcctctctttttcttagtaatgaagataataatcatTCCTATCATAAAGGATaatggaaaattaaatgagaacatCCACATAAAATACTCAGTGCCTACCATGTGTTACCCTCCAACAATTGTAACCATATGAAGTACATAGCTGTTTGCAAGTtgctttgatttgatttgattcatatatattttttgagacagagtctcactctgttgtccaggctggactgcagtggcgtgatgacagcttactgcagcctcaacctcccaggctcaaatgatcttcccacctcagcccaggtATGCAAGTTGACTTTAATACAATTGTGAGGAAAAGTGAACAGGTGCAAAATTATTTGAGACAGTTAATATTAAGCTTTGGGAACGGAAGCTACTTGTTACCGGACTTCTGATTGGAATCAGGGCCACACAATGCCTTTCAGCTCCCATGGTCTTTCTTGGCCCTCTAATCATGGATTCTCTCTTACACTCTTATTCCAGTAGTTTTCTGAGCTTCTTATTCTCTGGATTAGCCATCCCCTGAAAAAAGGCAACCAAACTTCCTAGTGTGTGTGTTCTACGTGAAGAAAGAAGATCATGTGTCTAGTTCCAGAacacaccctccccacccccggcCTCAACCAGAAATCCAATTCTTCCCTGCTGACCCCTTTGAGAGACCTGGAGGGACAGAGAATTGACGGTGGGTAAAGGGTAAGATGTTGGAGTTTAAGGGTTCAGGCCTGGACCAGGAAGCTGTCTTAACAGCCTAGTGTGGGGCCATGGAAGTGAGTTCTGAAATGAAGTGGAAGGCAGGCCATCCGCACTGAGATGCAGCAGCTGGAACACAAAACTCCAAGGTGACTGTTAACTTTTCCCCAGCCTTCCAATCTCAGACTTTCCTCAGGAAACACCAGGCTCTTCTGAATTAGTCGCGAGCAGAACCATCGTCCTTTCCTTCAGAACTCTGACCAGTTTGAAACTGTCTAACTTCTTAATGTGGCTATATGATCGTTTGCAGCTGGCCTGCAACTTGTTCTGGGAATGGAACCTTGGATTTTAGTCACCACTGTCGCTAGCATCCTGCACAGTCAGCCACTTTTAGAGAGCATAATGCAGAGGGGGAAATAAATGAGATTTggaatagagacggggtttcaccctgctggccaggctggtctcgaactcctgacccaccccgcctcccaaagtgttagaatcacaagcgtgagccaccgcgcccggccccacaaATGTAAGATTTATGCACTTCTCCAAGCCAAGTGCTGTGCATCGAATGGAGGAACTCGTACCTTTGCAGGATTTTGTGATATATGTGAAATAATCCGGACATGCTTCTGCTATGGTTGTTTGTCGCCATAGTTTGCGAATCTGGGTAAACCTGGATGAGAGAGACGCCTTACAATTGCAAACATTTCTCAGGAGGCCGCCTGAAAACGCCCAAACCATAGAGCTCAGTTCCTAGCTAGGCCTCTACCAGCCACTTCCGCTCGTCCGCCTAATACCGCGCCTGCGCACCGCGTCTCTTCCTTTCTGGGCTCGGACCTAGGTCGCGGCGACATGGTGAGTGTGGGTCTCTGTGCGGCCTAGAACTCTATCTGCCTGCATCTGTCCTTGTTTTCTTCTCCCGCACCCATCTCCTCTCCTGCCTTACCCCGTGTTCTCTCCTGTCTCCATGCCTTTGCAGGAGACACCATTGTCGGAAGCTCCCCAAGGCGGAGGGGCGGGGGCGCCTTGGCTGGGCCTGGCGCGCTCCAGCCGGGTTAACGCCGGGCCTTCGGAGCGCGCGGCCAGCCCTGGGCACTGGTTTCGTTGGGTTGAATTTAGGGAAAACTAGGTCATATGTAATTCACATGTCGGTCACACGTCAGTGAGGTGGAGGAACGGTGTGTGGAGGCTCCAGGGCCTGCCTGGGTTCCAGGTCTATCACTGGTTTCTCCCTTCACTCTAAACAGGCCAAACGTACCAAGAAAGTCGGGATCGTCGGTAAATACGGGACCCGCTATGGGGCCTCCCTCCGGAAAATGgtgaagaaaattgaaatcagCCAGCACGCCAAGTACACTTGCTCTTTCTGTGGCAAAGTAAGTAAGGCAAAGTCTCTggtgagaggagagggagggcaggTTTCTTACCCAAGTGAGGCCTGACTTCAAGGTATTTTATAAGCCGTGTGCTGGTGGGCAGTTGGAATTACTCATACCGTTGATTATGAGTTTTAAGATAAAAGTGTTGATGGTAACTTCAGATTTTGTGAGAcgtttttcatttaaagaaaaccGCTTAAACGTTAATGGGTAAAATAATCATTTGACAGAGTGCCCCCAGCCTAAGCCAAACCTGCTTTGTGGGAAATGATTCCATCAGTTTTGTCTACTGATGTTTCTGCACCAACTCCCAAGATGTCTGTGCATCTAATACCATTCTACTTGTTCTGCGAGGGATTTTTGTTTGATAAAGGTTTGAACGTTTATGTGCAAAATACTGCATTACAGCaatccctgttttgtttttgagggagaaagggaggctTTCACATCCCTGACAATAAGGTGAATCCAAATTTAGACTTCTGGATGCTTGTAAGAGAAAATACTTACTTGGTTCATAGTGAAAATTGGTTCTCTTTTATAGACCAAGATGAAGAGACGAGCTGTGGGGATCTGGCACTGTGGTTCCTGCATGAAGACAGTGGCTGGCGGTGCCTGGACGTACAAGTGAGTCTAGTTCCTTGTGGTATTTGGAAGTGTGTGGACCACATAGGCCCAAATTCCAGGTTGCTGCTGGATGGGCTAGTTTTAACACTTTCTCAGGACTGAGAGAATAAGGATGCCTTTGTATTTTCAGGATTCTTCCGTGGTGGTTTATTTTCAGTTATTGAAAGAGTAAACACAAAACTACCAAAATAGAAGTCGGAAATCTAATTCACAGACTACTTTAGAATTTGATGGTCACTGGGCACATTGTTGTGAACATTGTCATGATACTGTGCAGGTCCATTAGTGGGGCTGAATCTACTGAACGTTGATTTGCACTGCAAGTTTTGATAAAAATAGGTGAAGGGGTCAGTTAGTTCAAAACTGTATTTGGAACTTGAGGCCATCAGGACCACCACAGTTTCGTCTTTCTGAACAGTATTAGACTGCTGCAGGTTTGTGAATCTGCAACTCAGTATCACCTGACAGGGCGATACTACAAACACTATACTACAAACTAGCATCTAGACCTGTGTTGTCCAATACACTAAGCACATATATGGCTAGTGTAATTAAAGAATTGGATTTTAAAGTTTCAGTCAATTTAAACTTAAACCGAAGCAGTGGAAAatgttgaaatatatatatattccttgtgGGGGTTTTTATTAGGGCAGAATGGAAAATGGGAACTAGAGTGCTTTCTTGGTTCTGATAGGAAAGTGAATTATTTATATACTTACAATACAGGATGGTGATTTTCAGGTATAGTTCCTGAATTTTATGGTAAAACTTTTGTAGTCATTTCAATAGCTGTCTTTCCCAAAGGCACTTTAGTGTCCGCTCTTATTTCCTTAATCATTGTTCTCACTGTATCATCttgtaatttattcatttcttgtaATCTGTCCATTCCCTTTTAATAAGTTTAGGTCAGCCTCTTAGAACCATTTCTTTTTCATGGGATGGGGTAGGGGGAGTTAAAGCTTGCTTGTCCACAACTGAgttacttataaaaaaaaaagcaactctgGTTGAGAAATCAGATGCATGAGATTGTATGTCTAATTCTGCAAGATCCTGAAGGCATGGCTCTTAAAGGATGCCATCATGTAGTTTAGAAGCCACTAATTTCCGAGGAGTAATCTAATGTTGGTTAGATCTTTGGATTGACTGCAGCAAAGTATTGGTAGAGCAGTCTATCTCAGTATAATTCTTTCTAGGAAAATTTGGGAAGCGACTTTAACACAAAAACGAGGCAGATTTACTTATTTGCCATTTTCTATGTTAACATGCTTAATTATGTTGGAAACTGAATCTTTCTTTCCAGTACCACTTCCGCTGTCACGGTAAAGTCCGCCATCAGAAGACTGAAGGAGTTGAAAGACCAGTAGACGCTCCTCTACTCTTTGAGACATCACTGGCCTATAATAAATGGGTTAatttatgtaacaaaattgcCTTGGCTTGTTAACTTTATTAGAcattctgatgtttgcattgtgTAAATACTGTTGTATTGGAAAAGCATGCCAAGATGGATTATTGTAATTCAGTGTCTTTTTTAGTAGTCAAATGGTAAAATGCAGCATAAGAATATAAGTCTTCCAAGTTAGATATGAGTGTTAGCTTTTTATAAGTCTGCTCCTGCCAGTTTGACTTTGAGATACATTGGAGCCAACTGtaaactttagtttttaaattacagttagtttttttgtttgtttttgaggcggagtctctgttacccaggctggagtgcagtatacCAGTCTTggcccacttcaacctccacttcttaggttcaagcgattctcctgcctcagcctcctgagtagctgggattacaggcacgcaccaccatacctggctaatttttgtattttgagtagagatggagttttcaccacattggccaggctgttcttgaactgacctcaagcgatccacctgccttggccttccagagtgctgggattacaggtgtgagccaccacgcccagccttgcatttaatatttttataatgtgtctaggctgggtgcggtgactcacgcctgaaatcccagcactttgggtggctgaggcaggtggattacttgaggccaggagattgagaccagtgtggccaacatagcaaaaacccgtctcgacgaaaaatacaaaaaatagcttggtatggtggcacatgcctgtaatcccagctactttggaggctcaggcacaagaatcacttgaac encodes:
- the RPL37A gene encoding large ribosomal subunit protein eL43; the encoded protein is MAKRTKKVGIVGKYGTRYGASLRKMVKKIEISQHAKYTCSFCGKTKMKRRAVGIWHCGSCMKTVAGGAWTYNTTSAVTVKSAIRRLKELKDQ